The nucleotide window CAATTATCGAAGCTACCGCAGTACCATGCCCATCTGTATCCGTTATGTTGTTATTATTGTCCACAAAGTTGTAACCTCCGACAACCTTACCGGCTAGAGCTGGTATGTTTGAATCCACGCCTGTATCTATAACTGCAACCGTCACATTCTTACCTGTGTAATTGCCTCCGGGGAAGTAGCTCCAGGTCTGGTTGAAAGTCTGATTGGTATTGGTAGCTATCTGCTGCACGTATACGACTCTGCTTTGCAGCATTAGGAAGGGATGAAAGGCCTCTTGCACCTGTGAAGCCTGAGATTCAGTCAGGTTAACCACTCCTCCTTCTCCCAGGCTCTGGAAAGGATATGATTTGGCAAGAGATACACCCATCCCAGCCAACCTGTCCAGAAACTCAATCGACTGGGTTTGAGACCCAGCAGGTGAAACCAGTATTATGTATGTTGAAGTTTGTTCTGAAAAACCTATTGCAGGCTGAATGTGTGGAAGCAGCAGGATAAGGATCAGAAGCAGAACTGACAGTGTTGCATATGAATTAGCCTTTCTCTTAATCAGGTTCAACAGCTGCCTACACCCTTTGTGCAGTACTGCTCCTTATTGGTTGCTGTTTTTCAGTATTCGACTTCAGCAAGAGCCTCGCCTATGCTTCTCGGGTCCCCTATGACTCTTCCGTCAAGGAGAAGCGCTTCTGCATTGGAGGAGCTTCTGAGCACATAATCTGCAAAAGATGACCTCTTTTCCTTCTCCACGTTTGGCATATAACCTGTAAGTAATTCGTTGAAAGGAGGCACGATTATAGCCATCTTTTCATCTCCACCTATTCTGAAACTGCACCTCACCCAGAGAGGCTCAGCCCTATTGCCAATATTCAGTATCAGATGCATGTGGCCCATTACAAATACTTTAGCAATCTCAATTCCCCTTGCAGGATATGCGTGGCCGTGCAGAAGGGCTATCTTCCCATGCCCCTCTTCTCCGCTATCAACAACCATTAGTCCCCTGCTACCAGTCAGTGAAACAGAAGAAGGAAGGAGGTTTTCAAGGCCTGCGTCATGATTGCCTGGCACTATATGTATTTGTCTGAATGCACTTACTATAGGTGAGAAGAATGAGTTTAAGAGGGGTGTTGTTTTTGGCTCAAGGCCCAGTATGCTGTCCTTCACATCGCCAAGTATAACCAGACTGTTGCAGCTGTATCTTTCCTTTATCTTAAGGAGCCTTTCCGCCATTCTGCCTGACTGAGAAGGGACGTGCAGCCCTCTCTTCGAAAGCTGTTCTTCAAACCCTATATGAGTATCAGAAATCACCAGTATCCTTTCCTTGTCTGTAGAGATTACTAGAGCCCTTTCCCCCTCCGCTATCTCTATCGTCTCGTCTCCACCTTTTTCACTCTAGAGTTAGAGGTACAACCTCCTCAAATGCATAGGAGACAAGCTCATCAGGGGTCGACTGAGAAAAGACTGTCACTACGCAATTTCTTGTCAGACCTACAACAAAACCCTTACTCTTTGACTGGACAACAATGTACCAGAGGTTTCCGTGCTTGAGATAGTCATGGTAGAGGTCAGTATCTGAAAGTGCCTGACCGTATAGAGCCATCTTTTCTATATTTGGAATATCAACTTGGTCAAAGAAGATTATCCTCGCATCCTCAAAGCTTGACTCGTAGTACTTCTGCATAGTTTCTGGCTTTATTCTTGCCTCGAGAATATGCCCAGGCCTCATGAAGATTATCCTGCTCAGGTCGTTTGCGAATTCGTTGGCCCTTCTCTTCTTCTCAAGGATTAGCAGATAGACAGCATCGCCAGCCTTCCTGAAGAAGAAAGGAGCGCTAAGAGTTCTTACGTATGGCTTCAGCTCGTCCCTCTGCTTGAGTGTTATCACTTCATCCTTCATCATTACCCCCTTGACTTCTTTCTCGCTTCCCTGCAAGTCTCTGACCTCAACTACAAGCATAAGGCCTGTCGATGAATCCTCGCTTTCAACCCTGAAGTCCTTCAGCTTCTGATATACCTGCTCCAGTGTCATCGCCTCAGGTATTCTGAAAA belongs to Conexivisphaerales archaeon and includes:
- a CDS encoding metallophosphoesterase; the protein is MISDTHIGFEEQLSKRGLHVPSQSGRMAERLLKIKERYSCNSLVILGDVKDSILGLEPKTTPLLNSFFSPIVSAFRQIHIVPGNHDAGLENLLPSSVSLTGSRGLMVVDSGEEGHGKIALLHGHAYPARGIEIAKVFVMGHMHLILNIGNRAEPLWVRCSFRIGGDEKMAIIVPPFNELLTGYMPNVEKEKRSSFADYVLRSSSNAEALLLDGRVIGDPRSIGEALAEVEY